Proteins encoded together in one Phyllobacterium zundukense window:
- a CDS encoding ABC transporter permease, with protein sequence MFLDELLSANLWFLTLQAATPLLLVAIGVYLPLRTGILNIGSEGVMLLGCFVAVLVSAKTGGNVAAATLAGAIGGALACAAFALLAISFRANFIVVGIGINLVVAGLTATATAALFGTAGTISTPELRPLANWSIPGLDAVPWIGDVVSGQTLLTYLSWVIAPLFAWWLANTPAGLTIRMTGSRPDIADAMKRPATRTRWFALLVGGAMIGLGSVQLALSAAPQFSPNMTSGRGFIALALALVAGSRPVLLLPLAIVFAAFDILGINLQILGLATELSSVLPYLIIVLLLMAQPLYQRYRSAAEAAEGRQRGAKQ encoded by the coding sequence ATGTTTCTCGATGAACTCCTGAGTGCCAATCTCTGGTTTTTGACACTGCAGGCTGCCACACCGCTTTTGTTGGTCGCCATCGGCGTCTACCTGCCACTGCGAACCGGCATTCTCAACATCGGCTCCGAGGGCGTAATGCTGCTTGGCTGTTTTGTCGCGGTGCTCGTCTCGGCAAAGACGGGCGGCAATGTCGCGGCCGCGACCCTTGCGGGCGCGATTGGCGGTGCACTTGCCTGCGCCGCATTCGCACTGCTTGCGATCAGCTTTAGGGCGAACTTCATCGTCGTTGGGATTGGCATCAATCTTGTCGTTGCGGGATTGACCGCCACTGCCACCGCCGCTCTTTTTGGCACGGCCGGAACAATCTCGACCCCTGAGTTGCGACCGCTTGCCAATTGGTCGATACCGGGACTTGATGCGGTGCCCTGGATTGGAGATGTGGTCAGCGGACAGACGCTCCTGACGTACTTGAGTTGGGTGATCGCCCCTCTTTTCGCCTGGTGGCTTGCCAACACGCCGGCCGGTTTGACCATTCGGATGACCGGAAGCCGGCCGGACATAGCCGATGCGATGAAGCGACCGGCAACGAGAACACGTTGGTTTGCCTTGCTTGTCGGCGGCGCGATGATCGGGCTCGGCAGCGTGCAATTGGCGCTTTCCGCTGCGCCGCAATTTTCGCCCAACATGACTTCGGGACGAGGCTTCATCGCACTGGCGCTGGCGCTGGTTGCCGGGTCAAGGCCGGTGCTGCTGTTGCCGCTGGCGATTGTATTTGCCGCCTTCGACATCCTTGGCATAAACTTGCAAATCCTGGGTTTGGCCACAGAGCTGTCTAGCGTCCTGCCCTACCTAATCATTGTCCTGCTCTTGATGGCCCAACCTCTCTATCAACGGTACCGGTCCGCTGCAGAAGCGGCCGAGGGCCGGCAACGGGGCGCGAAGCAATGA
- a CDS encoding CobW family GTP-binding protein, which produces MRQLYEPVPVTLLTGFLGSGKTTLLNDILADHRMQGTAVIVNEFGTVPIDHDLVRTGSETYFRTTTGCICCTATSDIRSSLSELHEARIRGDIPLVSRVVIETTGLADPAPIINSIIPGGAPAMGLRDHVVARHFHLARVVTAFDVLNGRATLDSFLEGWKQLAFADHVVLTKTDIADTGHDWREELRALNPAAVYHDRHRQGFDLAGLFGDAAYSVSGKAEDVPGWLAMERLGAHPDHAHDPNRHGDEIEAISLSHDVPLSPQAVDTFLHIVTTNIGSGLLRLKGMFALTDDPARPLVAHAVQHRLYPLQRLERWPDEDHRSRVALIGQDMPAKPIRDLFEVLAPRAARKKRGAA; this is translated from the coding sequence ATGAGGCAGCTCTACGAGCCCGTGCCGGTCACCCTTCTGACCGGCTTTCTCGGATCGGGGAAGACAACGCTGCTGAACGACATTCTGGCTGATCACCGTATGCAAGGGACAGCCGTTATCGTCAACGAGTTCGGCACGGTGCCGATCGATCACGACCTGGTCCGTACGGGCTCCGAAACCTACTTCCGGACGACCACGGGCTGCATTTGCTGCACGGCGACCAGCGACATCAGAAGCTCTCTCTCAGAACTTCACGAAGCACGGATTCGTGGGGACATACCACTTGTCTCACGCGTCGTGATTGAGACGACCGGGCTCGCCGACCCGGCACCTATCATCAACAGCATCATTCCCGGAGGCGCGCCTGCAATGGGGCTGAGGGACCATGTCGTGGCCCGGCACTTCCACCTTGCGCGCGTTGTGACGGCTTTCGATGTGCTCAACGGCCGCGCAACGCTCGACAGTTTCCTGGAGGGCTGGAAGCAGCTCGCCTTTGCCGATCATGTGGTCCTGACGAAGACTGATATCGCCGACACTGGTCACGACTGGCGAGAAGAGCTGAGGGCTCTCAATCCCGCGGCAGTCTATCACGATCGCCATCGACAGGGGTTTGATTTGGCGGGGCTATTTGGCGACGCCGCTTACTCCGTCTCAGGAAAAGCCGAGGATGTGCCTGGCTGGCTGGCGATGGAAAGGCTCGGCGCTCACCCGGATCATGCCCATGACCCAAATCGACATGGCGATGAGATCGAGGCGATCAGCTTAAGCCACGATGTGCCGCTCTCGCCCCAGGCAGTTGACACCTTCTTGCATATCGTGACGACCAACATCGGTTCTGGTCTCCTGCGCCTGAAAGGCATGTTCGCGCTCACAGATGACCCAGCCCGTCCGCTGGTCGCCCACGCCGTGCAGCACCGGCTCTATCCGCTCCAGCGCCTCGAACGTTGGCCGGACGAAGACCACCGCAGCCGCGTGGCCCTCATCGGGCAGGACATGCCTGCCAAACCGATCCGGGACTTGTTCGAGGTCCTGGCTCCGCGTGCGGCGAGGAAAAAGCGGGGGGCGGCATGA
- a CDS encoding ABC transporter permease produces MSLLNDVSSPRSKTGPGAARLTGAGLLILLGAFALIGPAVIPVDPSAQDFGASLAPIGGDYVLGADHYGRSLLARLAHGARLSFGMAFLTMLAAAIPGVLLGLLAAWKGGWTERGLELVATVVLALPGLMLVLLLLAFSPGNYGPLFLGLALTLWVEFYRVTKATTKTVLGQPHIEAARMLGFGSRYILTHYVWPVITPMIATLSAFAMATAIIAVSTLSAISVGLQPPTPELGSMIVELLPYYSEAPVHVLLPAGLIFLLVLGLQLLAQGERA; encoded by the coding sequence ATGAGTCTATTGAACGACGTATCTTCCCCAAGGTCCAAGACCGGACCGGGAGCGGCGCGGTTGACCGGCGCCGGCCTCCTGATCCTGCTCGGCGCGTTTGCCCTTATCGGCCCGGCGGTCATCCCCGTGGATCCGTCGGCGCAGGACTTCGGCGCCAGCCTTGCACCCATCGGCGGCGACTACGTGCTAGGCGCCGACCACTATGGGCGCAGCCTGCTGGCACGACTTGCCCACGGCGCACGCCTCTCCTTTGGCATGGCCTTCCTCACCATGCTGGCGGCAGCCATACCCGGCGTTCTGCTGGGCCTGCTCGCGGCCTGGAAAGGCGGTTGGACGGAAAGGGGTCTTGAACTTGTGGCGACCGTGGTTCTGGCACTACCGGGTTTGATGCTGGTGCTACTGCTCCTGGCCTTCTCACCCGGCAATTATGGCCCGCTATTCCTCGGCCTGGCGTTGACGCTTTGGGTGGAATTCTACCGCGTGACGAAGGCGACGACGAAGACGGTGCTGGGCCAGCCCCATATCGAGGCGGCTCGCATGCTGGGTTTCGGCTCGCGCTACATCCTCACGCATTATGTGTGGCCGGTGATCACGCCGATGATCGCGACACTTTCGGCCTTTGCGATGGCCACCGCCATCATTGCGGTGTCGACCCTGAGCGCCATCAGCGTCGGCCTCCAGCCGCCGACACCGGAACTGGGCAGCATGATCGTTGAACTCTTGCCTTATTACAGCGAGGCGCCGGTGCATGTGCTTCTTCCAGCCGGCCTCATCTTCCTGCTGGTTCTCGGCCTGCAACTTCTCGCTCAGGGGGAGCGCGCATGA
- a CDS encoding CobW family GTP-binding protein, with translation MSQIEPTPVTVLTGYLGAGKTTLLNRILTEPHGKKFAVIVNEFGEVSIDNDLIVESDEDVFEMNNGCICCTVRGDLIRIIEGLMRRRDRFDGILIETTGLADPAPVAQTFFVDEEVRSKTRLDSIITVVDAKHLLGEIDRAHEAQEQLAFADTIILNKTDLVDENEIAAVEARIRRINPAASIIRSQRCDVDIASLLDRKAFDLDRILEVEPDFLDEAHDHEHDAHVTSFSLVERGPMDPGKFLNWLQMTVQAFGMDMLRMKGIISFAGDDDRFVVQAVHMLLEGDHQRPWKKNEDRVTRLVFIGRDLPKDFISDGFAKCRAVRQAAE, from the coding sequence ATGTCTCAGATCGAGCCCACTCCCGTCACGGTACTGACCGGATACCTTGGTGCGGGCAAAACCACGCTTCTCAATCGCATTCTGACGGAACCGCACGGCAAGAAGTTCGCCGTCATCGTCAACGAGTTTGGCGAAGTAAGCATCGACAACGATCTCATCGTCGAGTCCGACGAGGACGTGTTCGAGATGAACAACGGCTGCATCTGCTGCACGGTGCGCGGCGACCTGATCCGCATCATCGAAGGCTTGATGCGCCGCCGCGATCGCTTTGACGGCATCCTCATCGAAACGACCGGCCTGGCTGATCCCGCGCCGGTCGCCCAGACTTTTTTCGTCGATGAGGAGGTTCGATCGAAAACCCGGCTGGATTCGATCATTACCGTGGTAGACGCCAAGCATTTGCTCGGCGAGATCGACAGGGCGCATGAGGCACAGGAACAGCTGGCCTTTGCCGACACGATCATCCTCAACAAGACCGATCTTGTCGACGAGAATGAGATTGCGGCGGTTGAAGCGCGCATCCGACGCATCAATCCGGCCGCCAGCATCATCAGATCCCAGCGTTGCGACGTTGATATCGCGAGCCTCCTCGACCGGAAGGCATTCGATCTCGACCGCATTCTGGAGGTCGAGCCTGATTTCCTGGACGAGGCGCATGACCACGAGCACGACGCTCATGTGACGAGCTTCTCGCTCGTCGAGCGCGGGCCGATGGATCCGGGAAAATTCCTGAACTGGCTGCAGATGACGGTCCAGGCATTCGGGATGGACATGCTGCGCATGAAGGGGATCATTTCATTCGCCGGTGACGACGACCGATTTGTCGTCCAGGCCGTCCATATGTTGCTGGAGGGAGATCACCAGCGGCCATGGAAGAAAAATGAAGACCGCGTCACCCGGCTGGTCTTCATCGGCCGCGACCTCCCCAAAGATTTCATCAGCGACGGCTTCGCGAAATGCCGAGCGGTGCGGCAAGCCGCCGAATAA
- a CDS encoding ABC transporter substrate-binding protein, with protein MRIAKALFLTLMLGASMPATHVRAETLKVAGPWEVTGIEPAQTGYIFSRLQIAETLVTTDKEGALRPGLAEKWAVSGDGLTWTFTLRDNAVFHDGVPATAETVVASLQHALAGVGVLSQAPIADIASEGADVRIRLTKPFAALPAYLVHFSTIILAPSSFDAAGKITQIVGTGPYKVKTLTPPARLELEASGAWWGGKPAIQDVSYLAVGQGETRALMAESGEADLVFSMLPVSVDRLKANPKLNVQIATIPRTRILKINAASPFFDEVGERQAISAAIDRVGTTKVILRNADLAATQLFPPAMKGWNSPDVRPLVRDVEKAKELLAKVGWVPASDGILEKDGKRFSVTMLTYSSWPELPPIATALQAQLRQVGIDVKVSVGNSSEIPARHQDGTLEMGLISRLYSIVPDPVGTLLQDYGPGGSDWGSMGWDNKEIQGIVEQLAATSDVTARAPLQARAVEILQEELPSIPVTWSELAIVSSKRISGVEVDPLEVNYGLSAIHWAE; from the coding sequence ATGCGCATTGCGAAAGCGCTTTTCCTCACACTGATGCTCGGCGCGTCGATGCCGGCAACTCATGTTCGGGCCGAGACCCTGAAGGTTGCTGGCCCTTGGGAGGTCACCGGCATCGAACCGGCCCAGACCGGATATATCTTCAGCCGCCTCCAGATAGCCGAAACGCTTGTGACAACTGACAAGGAGGGCGCACTTCGCCCTGGGCTTGCGGAGAAGTGGGCAGTCTCGGGGGATGGCCTAACCTGGACCTTTACGCTCCGCGACAATGCCGTCTTCCATGATGGAGTCCCAGCGACTGCCGAGACTGTAGTCGCCAGCCTCCAGCACGCGCTCGCCGGCGTCGGCGTTCTGTCCCAGGCTCCGATCGCCGATATTGCAAGCGAGGGGGCCGATGTCCGCATTCGCTTGACAAAACCTTTCGCCGCTCTTCCTGCCTATTTGGTACATTTCAGCACGATTATCCTGGCGCCATCTTCATTCGATGCAGCGGGCAAGATCACACAGATCGTCGGCACAGGCCCTTACAAGGTTAAGACCCTCACGCCACCTGCACGGCTCGAGCTTGAAGCCTCGGGAGCGTGGTGGGGCGGCAAGCCCGCCATCCAGGACGTGAGCTACCTTGCCGTGGGGCAGGGGGAGACCCGAGCGCTGATGGCCGAGAGCGGCGAGGCCGACCTCGTCTTTTCCATGCTTCCCGTATCGGTCGACCGTCTGAAGGCCAATCCGAAGCTGAACGTTCAGATAGCGACCATCCCACGCACCCGCATCCTGAAGATCAACGCAGCGTCGCCCTTCTTCGATGAGGTGGGGGAGCGGCAGGCGATCAGTGCTGCCATCGACCGCGTCGGCACCACCAAAGTCATCCTGCGCAACGCCGATCTTGCAGCAACGCAGCTCTTCCCACCCGCCATGAAGGGTTGGAATTCTCCTGACGTTCGACCGCTCGTGAGGGATGTCGAGAAGGCAAAGGAGCTTTTGGCAAAAGTAGGCTGGGTGCCGGCAAGCGATGGCATTCTGGAGAAAGACGGCAAGCGCTTCAGCGTCACCATGCTCACCTATTCCAGCTGGCCGGAGCTTCCCCCGATTGCCACCGCACTTCAGGCCCAACTGCGGCAGGTCGGCATCGACGTCAAGGTTTCCGTCGGCAACAGCTCTGAAATCCCCGCTCGTCATCAGGACGGGACGCTGGAGATGGGGCTGATTTCGCGGCTCTACTCTATCGTGCCCGACCCGGTCGGCACGCTGCTGCAGGACTACGGCCCGGGCGGAAGCGACTGGGGCTCGATGGGCTGGGATAACAAGGAGATCCAAGGCATTGTCGAACAGCTTGCGGCGACCAGTGATGTGACCGCCCGCGCGCCGCTTCAGGCTCGCGCCGTGGAAATTCTGCAAGAGGAACTCCCGAGCATCCCGGTGACCTGGTCGGAGCTGGCTATCGTTTCCAGCAAGCGCATTTCCGGCGTCGAGGTCGATCCGCTTGAGGTCAACTACGGCCTTTCAGCCATCCACTGGGCAGAATGA
- a CDS encoding ABC transporter ATP-binding protein produces MNIQITLDLSISDLSIHSAEGNIVSDISLALGRGQPLTLLGESGSGKSLVAQAIMGNLPPELHATGHVTFKGTDILGESPAERRRRWGRSIGLLPQEPWLALDPTMPVLPQVTEIHRYVKGRATAESATAAKRNLSEVSLSSAEALYPFQISGGMGQRAAIAMAHAADSELLIADEPTKGLDTMLRDSVVARLREEVESGRLLLTITHDVAVARALGGTIGVMVDGRLVEHGPAEKLFEAPEHAYTKALLSSEPSQWERRAPAASGGLVIAGRGLKKSYGGKPLFSDLDIEVSAGEIVSVFGPSGCGKTTIGNILLGLTSPDAGVVERTAGLSPLRFQKLYQDPPAAFAPHQTIRKALKDLARLHGKDWKVIMELQDRLRLPASLLDRLPGQISGGELQRFALLRALLLEPAFLFADEATSRLDPVSQMEAVAFLMEIVRETGLAILMVTHDLHMAERISTRVMTLETGAAPAAMR; encoded by the coding sequence ATGAACATCCAGATCACTTTAGACCTTTCCATCTCGGATTTGTCGATCCACAGTGCCGAGGGCAATATCGTCTCGGACATATCCCTGGCATTGGGAAGGGGGCAGCCCCTGACGTTGCTCGGCGAAAGCGGCTCAGGCAAATCGCTGGTCGCGCAAGCGATCATGGGCAATTTGCCGCCGGAACTGCATGCGACGGGACACGTGACTTTCAAGGGAACGGATATTCTCGGCGAATCTCCCGCTGAACGACGTCGTCGCTGGGGCCGAAGCATTGGCCTCTTGCCGCAGGAGCCCTGGCTGGCGCTGGATCCAACCATGCCAGTCCTGCCACAGGTGACCGAAATCCATCGCTACGTGAAGGGCAGGGCTACTGCCGAAAGCGCGACTGCGGCGAAACGAAACCTGTCAGAGGTCTCTTTATCATCCGCGGAGGCCCTTTATCCCTTCCAGATCTCCGGCGGCATGGGCCAGCGAGCGGCGATTGCCATGGCACACGCCGCCGACAGCGAACTCCTGATCGCCGACGAGCCGACCAAAGGCCTGGACACGATGCTCAGGGACTCGGTGGTCGCTCGCCTGAGGGAGGAAGTGGAAAGTGGTCGCCTGCTGCTAACCATCACCCACGATGTTGCGGTCGCGAGGGCCCTTGGCGGAACGATAGGCGTCATGGTGGACGGCCGCCTTGTTGAACACGGACCCGCCGAAAAGCTGTTCGAGGCGCCCGAACATGCTTACACCAAAGCCCTTCTTTCGTCCGAGCCTTCGCAGTGGGAGCGACGCGCGCCGGCTGCATCCGGGGGACTGGTCATTGCCGGGCGAGGGCTCAAAAAAAGCTATGGCGGTAAGCCCCTTTTCTCCGACCTGGATATCGAAGTTTCTGCGGGCGAGATCGTCTCGGTCTTCGGGCCGAGCGGTTGCGGCAAGACCACTATTGGCAATATCCTTTTGGGCCTGACGTCGCCCGATGCTGGCGTGGTCGAGCGCACGGCCGGGCTGTCGCCGCTGCGTTTTCAGAAACTCTACCAGGACCCGCCTGCGGCCTTCGCACCCCATCAGACGATCCGCAAGGCATTGAAGGATTTGGCTCGTCTCCATGGCAAGGACTGGAAAGTCATCATGGAACTACAGGACCGCCTGCGCCTGCCGGCGAGCTTGCTCGATCGCCTGCCGGGGCAGATTTCGGGCGGCGAATTGCAGCGGTTCGCGCTGCTGCGCGCCCTGCTGCTCGAACCCGCGTTTCTCTTTGCAGATGAGGCGACGTCCCGGCTTGACCCCGTCAGCCAGATGGAGGCTGTCGCGTTCTTAATGGAGATCGTCCGGGAAACTGGTCTTGCTATCCTAATGGTTACTCACGACCTTCACATGGCTGAAAGGATTTCAACGCGCGTAATGACGCTGGAAACGGGAGCGGCGCCTGCGGCAATGCGGTAG
- a CDS encoding metallophosphoesterase: MIATPGRSVLAARTNASSITTTPSQLADDLPERAPGTAIRLLATGDLLGTIIPLPATYGIGGSVHGVAQLLDQERERGAALWLDSGDLTVGGRLSLWGGNTLDDIASLPIAASAVGNHDLDEGTANLAQSAAQLSFPVLCSDREIGLPGHAVIETEAGAVGVVGITHPKLEAFSSAPGLPSDWLDRIHSNIEALRQAGARWILALLHDGVTWWPFADSFRPIQSRSNYLERVCAPWARSVDVVLSGHTLAAWTGSLHGVPAGQAHAMAGSVLPVDLLEPGGAVVHSPVRVPSVQPPRPTPASIAIQAAGRKVVGHSAKTWLSRPHAQHYLPTLLADAIRSATKADAAFVPSSQLFTQAPIDGTVAALLEGPVTELDIHRLLPFPANDILIVELLPGEFQRLVSYHDENADPANTDADILWWNWARLPAGVSRKVVDPTTVAINSFFLPLFASWLQRDPTTHNAGIDARQAIVEIFQR; this comes from the coding sequence ATGATTGCAACGCCGGGCCGAAGCGTCCTCGCGGCGCGGACCAATGCGTCATCGATTACGACGACGCCCTCTCAACTTGCCGATGACCTTCCTGAAAGAGCGCCGGGTACGGCCATAAGACTTTTGGCAACGGGGGATTTGCTCGGCACAATCATCCCGTTGCCCGCGACCTATGGAATCGGGGGCAGCGTTCATGGCGTCGCTCAATTGCTTGACCAGGAGCGTGAGCGCGGTGCGGCGCTATGGCTGGACAGCGGCGACCTGACCGTCGGCGGGCGATTATCCCTGTGGGGCGGCAACACTTTGGATGATATCGCCAGCTTGCCGATCGCTGCATCGGCGGTCGGCAATCACGATCTCGATGAAGGGACAGCCAATCTGGCGCAGAGCGCCGCCCAGCTGTCGTTCCCTGTTCTTTGCTCAGACCGGGAGATCGGCTTGCCTGGTCATGCGGTTATCGAAACTGAAGCCGGCGCTGTCGGTGTTGTCGGCATCACCCATCCCAAACTCGAGGCGTTTTCCTCAGCACCAGGCCTGCCATCGGACTGGCTGGATCGGATTCATTCTAATATCGAAGCGCTCCGTCAGGCAGGGGCACGATGGATACTGGCGCTATTGCATGACGGAGTCACGTGGTGGCCCTTTGCCGATTCTTTCCGGCCGATCCAAAGCCGGAGCAATTATCTTGAGCGCGTCTGTGCGCCTTGGGCGCGATCCGTCGACGTCGTTCTCAGCGGCCATACGCTTGCCGCTTGGACAGGGTCGTTGCACGGCGTTCCCGCCGGACAGGCCCACGCCATGGCGGGCAGTGTTTTGCCAGTCGATCTGCTTGAACCCGGAGGCGCTGTCGTTCATTCGCCCGTGCGGGTGCCCTCTGTCCAGCCTCCAAGGCCAACGCCAGCATCGATCGCCATCCAAGCGGCTGGACGCAAAGTCGTCGGACATTCGGCAAAGACCTGGTTGAGCCGGCCGCACGCACAGCACTATTTGCCAACATTGCTCGCCGACGCTATCCGATCAGCGACCAAGGCGGACGCTGCCTTCGTGCCCTCAAGCCAACTTTTTACGCAGGCACCGATCGATGGAACGGTTGCCGCATTGCTTGAGGGACCGGTGACGGAATTGGACATCCACCGGCTCTTGCCGTTTCCGGCGAACGACATACTTATCGTCGAATTGTTGCCCGGGGAGTTTCAGCGCCTGGTTAGCTATCATGATGAGAATGCCGATCCGGCGAACACGGATGCTGATATCCTCTGGTGGAACTGGGCGCGGCTGCCCGCCGGGGTTTCTCGAAAAGTCGTTGATCCGACCACTGTTGCGATCAATAGCTTTTTCCTGCCACTTTTCGCGTCATGGCTTCAGCGTGATCCCACGACACACAACGCCGGCATAGACGCAAGACAAGCCATCGTAGAAATCTTCCAGCGTTAG
- a CDS encoding ABC transporter permease — MRNFLLARLLQAGIVAIVVGALCFVLMRVLPGDAAMRIAAGRYGPDARIAEAAEKVRLELGLDRPITTQFLEWLGNLLRLDFGHSLVTGGTVVHELQVQLGASVWLAAAALLLSLVIGPVVGLFSGLKPGGVADRMGLIGAVTFRAIPPFVLGLILMLVFSKQLGWLPPAGFGTPREILLPALTLALGLAAMSSRVTRNAVAAVARAPYFAFARYKGLPEAVVVRRHGLRNAAIPVVSYLGLQAIYLIEGVVVVESLFAYPGIGHALVHAIVERDIPMVQGTALVMGLMFVAISAVVDLLSLWLDPRQRRPA, encoded by the coding sequence GTGCGAAACTTCCTTCTTGCACGCCTGCTGCAGGCTGGCATTGTCGCCATCGTGGTCGGAGCCCTTTGCTTCGTCCTCATGCGCGTGTTGCCCGGCGATGCCGCCATGCGCATCGCGGCTGGCCGCTATGGACCGGATGCCCGCATTGCCGAGGCAGCCGAAAAAGTCCGGCTTGAACTGGGGCTTGATCGGCCGATTACGACCCAGTTCCTCGAATGGCTTGGCAATCTGCTTCGGCTCGATTTTGGCCATTCCCTGGTCACAGGTGGCACTGTCGTGCATGAGTTGCAGGTGCAGCTCGGTGCGTCTGTGTGGCTGGCTGCGGCCGCCCTCCTGTTGTCTCTCGTGATCGGGCCGGTCGTCGGCCTTTTCTCCGGCTTGAAGCCGGGAGGAGTTGCAGACCGTATGGGCCTTATAGGCGCCGTGACTTTCCGTGCCATCCCGCCTTTCGTGCTCGGGCTCATCCTGATGCTGGTATTTTCCAAGCAACTCGGCTGGCTACCGCCAGCAGGCTTCGGCACACCCCGCGAGATCCTGCTGCCGGCGCTCACACTTGCGCTCGGGCTTGCGGCCATGTCGAGCCGCGTCACCCGCAACGCTGTCGCTGCGGTCGCACGGGCGCCTTACTTTGCGTTCGCCCGCTATAAGGGACTGCCCGAGGCTGTCGTGGTGCGTCGGCATGGATTGCGCAACGCAGCCATTCCCGTTGTCTCCTATCTCGGCCTGCAGGCGATCTACCTGATCGAAGGGGTCGTGGTCGTGGAGTCCCTGTTTGCCTATCCGGGGATCGGCCACGCGCTGGTGCATGCGATCGTCGAGAGAGACATTCCGATGGTGCAGGGAACAGCGCTGGTCATGGGGCTGATGTTTGTCGCCATCAGCGCCGTCGTTGATCTTCTTTCGCTTTGGCTCGATCCGCGCCAGAGGAGACCAGCATGA
- a CDS encoding zinc-binding dehydrogenase, with protein MAGLRAARLAEARQLAGDARYHRAAGKCHIRLCDQRRRSGRGHPHRAYADNGRVVSIVPVPEGANADSRVIIDELYHRTNAGMLEAVALAASRGALTIPVAMTFPLDQIGPAHNALAAGVEGKVVLRH; from the coding sequence GTGGCGGGGCTTCGCGCTGCTCGTCTCGCAGAAGCGCGCCAACTGGCCGGCGACGCTCGATATCACCGAGCCGCCGGCAAATGCCACATTCGACTTTGCGATCAGCGCCGCCGCTCCGGTCGCGGCCACCCTCATCGCGCATATGCAGACAACGGCAGGGTGGTGAGCATCGTTCCGGTTCCCGAGGGCGCTAATGCCGACAGCCGTGTGATCATCGATGAGCTCTATCACCGCACCAATGCCGGCATGCTCGAAGCCGTCGCCCTGGCCGCGTCTCGCGGCGCACTGACCATTCCGGTCGCGATGACCTTTCCGCTGGATCAAATCGGCCCGGCCCACAATGCCCTCGCCGCCGGTGTGGAGGGCAAGGTCGTGCTGAGACATTGA
- a CDS encoding ABC transporter permease yields MERMRIVITLALVAATALALVCLVVLLVKGPAEVMPALGSLLNGIAGSPTAIGATGKTLTPILLIGTAACLSFRAGQFDVGQLGQFVLGGVFAGAVAPIVAAPGPIVIVVALAAGALAGGLWSLLISRAALVAGVQLVVMSLIANYLAEGLGRMLTRTLFQDPNTYSVIATQTISEQAWLPILLPRTSFHSGIIFAFVLIGLAFVVVRGTVLGHRLTMFGLNPVAAALSGVDAPRFQSRLQAATGAICGLAGAIEVMGHFHRYQDASLGGANSVAWTGVIAAILVSGRVLAVLPASLLLAALTTGFAGIQRDLGIPSGLGVLMAGLVVITAAFMARSGGNRIRPSSGRAPDKQSANSDEGNGQNSAGEIAPVGAELQAESVGER; encoded by the coding sequence ATGGAACGGATGCGGATTGTTATCACGCTTGCTTTGGTTGCCGCGACGGCTCTGGCCCTGGTGTGTCTCGTCGTGCTCCTTGTGAAAGGGCCAGCGGAAGTTATGCCCGCATTGGGTTCACTTCTCAATGGTATCGCCGGATCGCCGACCGCTATCGGCGCAACTGGCAAGACGCTCACTCCCATCCTGCTCATCGGTACGGCGGCATGTTTGAGTTTTCGCGCCGGGCAGTTTGACGTCGGCCAACTCGGCCAATTCGTGCTCGGTGGTGTGTTCGCCGGTGCGGTAGCTCCTATTGTTGCCGCGCCTGGCCCCATCGTCATCGTTGTCGCATTGGCTGCTGGCGCGCTAGCGGGAGGACTGTGGTCCCTCCTCATCTCGCGGGCTGCCTTAGTCGCTGGAGTTCAGTTGGTCGTGATGAGCTTGATCGCCAACTATTTGGCAGAAGGTCTGGGCCGAATGCTTACGCGAACGCTGTTCCAGGACCCCAATACCTACAGCGTCATCGCGACTCAAACGATTTCCGAACAGGCCTGGTTGCCCATCCTGCTGCCGCGGACGAGCTTCCACTCTGGGATCATATTTGCCTTTGTCTTGATCGGCCTTGCCTTTGTTGTCGTCAGGGGGACCGTGCTCGGTCATCGCCTCACCATGTTCGGACTGAACCCGGTCGCCGCTGCGCTTTCGGGTGTTGATGCCCCTCGATTCCAATCTCGCCTGCAGGCGGCAACCGGCGCAATTTGCGGCCTGGCAGGTGCAATCGAGGTCATGGGGCATTTTCACCGCTACCAGGATGCGAGCTTGGGCGGCGCGAACTCGGTCGCGTGGACGGGAGTGATCGCTGCAATTCTCGTGTCCGGCAGGGTACTCGCTGTTCTTCCTGCCTCATTGCTGCTCGCGGCTTTGACGACGGGTTTTGCTGGTATTCAGCGAGATCTCGGCATTCCCTCCGGACTCGGGGTGCTGATGGCCGGTCTCGTTGTCATTACCGCGGCATTCATGGCGCGGAGTGGGGGAAATCGGATCCGGCCAAGCTCTGGCCGTGCGCCCGACAAACAAAGCGCCAACTCCGATGAGGGGAACGGACAGAACAGCGCTGGAGAGATCGCGCCAGTCGGCGCCGAACTCCAAGCAGAAAGTGTTGGAGAGCGGTAA